Genomic segment of Hydractinia symbiolongicarpus strain clone_291-10 chromosome 5, HSymV2.1, whole genome shotgun sequence:
AAGGAAATATGAAGACCAGGAATACAGACCTAAAATTAGGTGTTTATATAGATTTTATTTTGGGATTATTAAATCAACTTGCAGtggaaaagcataaaaatatgaTGTATACTTGATCAATAGGtatgtcaaaaaatatgttgtcaatgaCATTATAAAATTCTTTCGCATTTTTAGGGCTCCCACCACTTTCACGGAAATCTGCTAAATTTTCTTCAAGTGTCGCCAGTGAccttttcttaaatttcttgcGAGTAAACACTGGGATGTTCATTAGTTTTGAGGTAATGTTGCAAAACAAACAGCTGTGACGCCCTAAACACAAATGTTAAagtatacatattttattagaaacttttaaaaataaaccatttttaacTATGCATTTCCCATATCTGCGTAGTAAAAACCCATTGTTAAACTACAGGAACtttatgaagttgcaaaaaaagttctgtaaaaattaattaattttgattATCAACTAGCAACTTGCCCCAGATCTTAAGTAATTAATATTTACCATTTGCACCAGTTATACCATACATTGCACACAGAAATTCGTAGTCGCCATACATAAATACACGGAATATCGACTCTTTATATTTGACTTGTtgcagcatttttatttgtggtcaaaaattaattaattttgattATCAACTAGCAACTTGCCCCAGATCTTAAGTAATTAATATTTACCATTTGCACCAGTTATACCATACATTGCACACAGAAATTCGTAGTCGCCATACATAAATACACGGAATATCGACTCTTTATATTTGACTTGTtgcagcatttttatttgtggtcGAAACCGTTCAAGGCAGACTCTTAAGTTTGTTCTTGTGTCTttccctaatttaaaaaaaaaatataaaaaatgttttgatttctacTTTAGATCACTTAGATCATTTCTACTTTAGATCACAATTAGACATCACATGCATAGAATTTTGgaaattccagttttaattttttttttttcatatttgtaaTATATTGCATTAATGTTTGTTACCTTCAAAAATGCTAAACATTATTGTGTTTTCCTTCTTGTTTGGGTTTAGAACATTGCCTATTTGATATgccattttaaaactatttcctcCATGGTCTCCACCAATTTTAACATGGATCTCATTGTCAGGAATGAAACTATGTTTTACAAGTAAATTGTGACATTCTAGCTTTTTGAGTTGATACAGAATGTGGCCAACTACATTATACAGATACCCCCAGGGCCTAGGTATAACGGATACCCTGTTTCCAACTGATAATTTGGTGAGAGGAGCCAGCTCAACTCTCAGTCCTTGGCCTACCCATTCAGCAGCGACActtcttgcttttttttctgattcaatttttatgttgaatGTTTTCAACCAACGTGATATTTCACGTAGTTGATTCCATGGcatgtttaaatttgatttcattGCTGTGATGTGATTGGCTGGAATAATGACTTCTGTACCCAAATTTTTAATGATAGTATTTCTGTCACTTTCTTCCATAGACTTTAGCAGTGCTGTGGTCTGTTTTGTGACAGATTGGGTTTCTTCACCAGACATCAGATGGATTAACTCCTTGGCTGTATTTGCTCTTTTCCGCACATTCCTTTCACATGTTTCATCAGAAGACTTGCGAGGAATTCTAATGGGTGTTATTGTCAATGGCTAAAATATGGAACATatgttattaatttgttttatgtaaaatgtaatATTACTATTAAAATTATCATATTGTTACAGACAATTATgtgtacattatttttaatataacatagcatagttttgtatttttgtataaagtagttatacacattttttatataagatcACTTAACGATGTAGACGCCTTAGCATTTAGGGTGggcacatcaaaattttagtaAATCTCCTAATATATAGAATGGTTTTTATTGACCCCCAAAACTTCCTATATTCTGTGACCCCTCTAGCCacttacttatatttattattatttttaattatttactctgaacattttaaaatttgtcttgTTCTTATTATGGcttgttttttgtataaaaaatgtgtataagaaacatttcactggaattgtaaaaaaatgataacctaGGTATGCACATATATAGACATATACAAAAGCaacttattttcagttttgatttcaGCCTTAAAATTGCTAAgatcaaaattttttgctttatcagccgtttgaaaatcagttgcttgttaaaaaaagtcaatgtCAAATCACTTTTACTGAGTCCACTCCATACATAAGTAATCTTACTTGTGAACTTCCACTGGGCAATTGGACAGTTTTATTCGGCAAGTTTGACTGCTGCATTTTTATTCCAACCACATGAGCAATGCATTCTTCTACCTTTTTCGGTACAGGCTTGGAAGGGCTCAACTGCATCATCTCTAGTGTTGTAAATGACAATGCTGGAGAGCATGTGTGCGATTGTGCAGACAGCAGTTTAAATGAACAACCACATGTTCCCTTGACAACTCGTGTGTTTAAAATCCTGGAAATGCACAAACCAGGCGAGACATCCCCGGGTGTTGTTGGGATGCTGCAGGTGGGACATCTATTTGAATTTTCCAACCAATTTGTTAAACACAAGGCACAAAACACGTGGTTACATTGGTTTATCATTAAtggcctttttaaaatattgctacACAAAGCACAAATCAGATGTTCCCAGTTGCCTTCACTGATATTTATGTCTGAGAGAACGTTTCCACTATAGTCAAAAAGTTCAGAggtttttctgtaaattttattaaGTTCTAGGGGTGTCCAAGTTTTTTCTGCGGAATCCACAGCTTTGTGTGTTGGGTTACCACCGCCCCTTCTTTTCATAGGTTTGCCACCTCTCTTTTTTTGTGCACTTAATATGCATGTTTTGCACTCGGTGTCTTTATGTGTATACCATTTAACAGGCACAATAGCGGTAGCTGAGTCACGTTTTAGGACATTACTTATTGTAGCAAAGCACGagtgacagaatttttttgggTGAATGCCTGCCCGATCAGAATAAAAATCAGCTCTGAAAATACTGTCCAAGTTCTTTATGTGCTCTTGGACAATATGTGATCGTCCAGGCAGAGTGTTTCCACATATTCGACACAGCTTGTTCAACCGAGCTAGGTGTAAATCCCCAGTAGCCATCTTgaactttaacaaaaattttgaaaaaaaagtaccTAATGTTTGATACAATATCAATTCGTAATGTACTGATACACCtacagttctttttttattcgtaTCTCGTAACTATCTTggaatgatttttataaaaattatctgtGGGATAACTTCgtatctgaaaatattttgctttaagTTGGCATGGTGTCCACAGTCTTCAAAATGGAGgttgaaagtttttgttttgttttagctagGCAACAAGCGAATAGCTTTGTATTTGAATTAATCTTATTGGTATAggactatattttatttaaaccacttAGTTTCCAGTCCTTAAGTTGGTTTATGTGATTAAAATGCCTATTAAACCTGGTGCTAGCTACcctaaaatttgtttacttttaagcGCAACTCGCCCCAgtccttattttaaatttttttttgacatgcgCAGTCTGAGTTTCCGAAATCTCGCTAGCTGAAACAGCCGTGTTTTGACATTGTCCCTCCTGCCCCCTTCTATAATCTCATCCTAATAGCcgttttgttttttctgacaTGGGCGAAAGAAAACCCTGGGATAGAAATTGTCTTTATACTTAGTCAGGTTTTTCCTTTTGAGTATTTTTCACTTGCAAAGCTAAGGGgccttttttgtattgatttacATCAACCTCGACCCCTCCTTTGTCTCGCTGGCGTGCGCAGAAAACGAAACCCTTATCTTTTTTGCATGCGGACATAGGGAACCTGCTGCCGCTCCGCAACCTTTCATACATTAAACCACCTCCATCAGtttattattaataatttttgttctaGATGGATGAGGTAAATCCGGGAAATTTAAtgactttaactttttttctgtggATTTTATTATTACGTCATATTTCTCAGTTAACCACAATTTTACTAAAACCATTCGAGGGACTTCGAGGTCACATTAAACCCATGCGCGAGTTATGCAACTGTCTGTGATTTTTGTTAGTATTGTCATGTAAATCCaatctcgatcccagggctatttttctctttttgatataagggACGGTTAGAAAGAAAAAGATTTCGTCTCACTGTGcctttataaaaaaagagacaaagagtcGGGGGTGAAGTTGAActcatatataaaaaaattcagtttattTTGTTTCTCACAGTTCATTTTTATTCAAATGATATTTTCGAATGCGACACTTTTTAATAAACAGCAACCCCGCTCCTCATGAGaaagcaagaaaaaaattgagataaCTGAGATTTAGGGGTTTTGACTTATCAAGTGAAAAAAGTGACAATGATCGAACTTTACACAAAATTGATTTTTCCCGTTGTGTaatagaaaatagaaaaaaaaaatacgcgCTTAAAAATGCCAAACAGGCTTCGCTTCGTtccgcaaaaataaaaataaatgcatgGGTTTATAAGAACCAGTTTGATCATACACAGTTCTGTAAATTTAACGAGTTAACGAGTGCCCGTGCTTTGTGTGTGCTGTTCCCCGTACCTTAAGaagtctttaaattttttcccgACTTTTTTATAACCGACCAAACTTTTTTGCCGACaacctttttgttgttgtttttttccttgTTGCTAATTTACTTCAGTTTTATGCAATTATTCATTATTtgtgactaaattcaaaaatttagtcggcaaaaagtgactaaattttgtgcaAGTGACTAATTTTTTAGCCgaattttttttaccgataaggtatccCAATAACTTCTTAAAATGATGTttaataaaataagaacaatatcTTTTATCGCCCCCTTTACCCAATCCGTTACACAGATTTTATTAAATTCCGCCAATCTTATTTTATCTTCAAGCAAAACCGTGATTTGTCCTGTCACGGAAACTTagcttaaaacaaacaaaaacaagaagccctacgGCTTAAAGGTTTTAGTCTTTAGCCtgaaagattctgaaatttgaagtagaccttgaaaacTGATCATTGAAATCCAATCAAATCTTAATTATTACGGAATGTTCTGACCACACAAAGAATACACGCAGATCCGTAAGGATCACATTATTTACAATCTGTATTCAGATTCGTCATAAAATTGTCAGAGATTAAAATAAAGCATCTTTATTGGCTTTCGAGAAAATGGTCTTTGCTAACAACTCCAAGCTAACAGTTCGTTCACATTAAGATTTCTTGAGCAATAAGTTAGGGAAATGTGGACACAACTtccaattattttattttatatataactaTTGAGAagcaattatatataaaaaaacattattataaaaaaaagtgtaaaaaaaagtttaaaaaattcgcATATAAAATCCTTTCCAGATTTGGTCTGGTTTAGTTATAACAACATAACTACTCGATTTTCATCTTCGCTTAATGAATGCAATACCAGCGCAAAGATACTTATCAACAGATGGATTGCTCGTTATTTGTTTCCTAAAGTTACAACATACCCAACATTAGAGTTTCATCACAttgttgaaaattttatttagtcaCTATCAACTGCAACAATATTGGAATACAGTTAAGATAAGTCTGCACCCACATTTTATATGCATATCACATTTTGATACCGTTGTAGTGTTCTTCGTTGcaataacaattttaaaattatgacaCAGAGAAAATGCTTCTGCATTATGTTAGCAATTCAATGTTTACCTCACCAGTCAGTATAAGTGTGGTCTCCAAGCGCAACTTTGGCATCAGGACTTTGCAGTACAGGTGTAGTCGGTGCCATGGATGGAACAGTTTTATTGgaaataagataaaaatgtttaattacATTTAAAGAAGATTGACATTTTGGAAcactttgttttaatttgttaatTCCTGTGGATATAATAGTTGGATTAGTGGATGTTGCTTTTGCAGTGAATTCGAAAGGGGTTTTGGTTTTTTGTAACTTTACCATTAATTCTTTCGTTTCAGCTTCGCACTGCTTCGCTTGCAATTTTTGAACAGTTTCGTTGACCAATGTCGAAAAGCTAAGAGAAAAGATGGGCAACAAAAGCTTACTCTTTCAAATATTTCGAAGCAACTCTTTGAAAGACAAGCACACAAAGAAAAATAATGGGAAAGAAAAGCGCTATCTTGTTTTAGAAATAGATGGAAAATAActggataaaaaagtaattcacaTAGGTGTTAAATAGAATCTGGAATCAGAGAATAATATTATTAAAacattataaagaaaaacaatgacTCACTGCTCATTCTTTGAGAGGTTGTACTTCCTTAAAATACAGTTCACATCATACAAAAACAAATCCAAACGACcaatttctaaatattttttttgaagttcTTGAAAATCCACAAGGAATGTGCTCTTGTTGTTATTGACAGCGCTGTTCGTTAAAAGTTTCTCTCTTTCATCTTTTACCAATTTCTCAGCACAGTAAAGCTCTATGGTGTAATTGTGTATTGTTACTCATCAGGATCATTATCcaatgtattaaaaaaataacttttagttGAGAAAATCAACATGAGGCAAGAAAACCTATAACATCTACAAACTTTTTAGAAAGGCTTATACAAGACATCATGTACGATGTTATCACACATAGATTAAATCTGAGAAGCACCCCTGTCCAAACAGCTTTTTTCCATCtacttaaggttactgtaaaggaaaaaactcacttaatgagtagtctcagaaaaacccttataatttatcaatacttttattttttttaaatttttttgtttgtttctgaatgcttgatgaaagacttttttgatggtgttaatTTCGTGAGATGttatttttccaaaaagaaaatataatgaaataaacgcacacaattttttttccatgtacgttttaaaatggcttctttttccgaacgcgtggtctcagacatattcagcataaattaaattcaaaaaggttcccatttttttttctaataagcttggttctcactatGGGCTAACGATAAGCTAACCATAGTGCGCATGACGCACTAAGACCTTAGCCCATAGTGTGAACGTAAAAGTACCTGCTTAGCTCACAGCTGAACTCATcgttagctcatcgttagccgattttttgaaatcaaaattttttgatatttttttttcggcTACAGTGAGATAAGCTCACATTCAGCAATCATCAAAGGAAGCCGACATAAATCGTGcccaaagcaatttttttttaaaaaaaaatagtatcTTTCGTTGTGAAAGGTcatttgaaaactaaaatggctattaaaattaaaaaaattacgtttgaagaagatgaagaagagtTGACGTTTACGGTGAAAGACTTTCCCTGCCTTTCTGACCCAAAGTCGTTTCCTTTTCcgtaattttgttaattcctTTCTTTCCAGGCTACGTTGTCTTCCTCAAAGTggtaacaacaaaaaaaatttctttctatctttcttttttattctttctcgCTTTAGATTCGGCTACAAAAGAGCTAACGATGCACCGTAGTGTGAATGTGAAACGAATACATCAGGTACCCGCAGCTCAAAAATTGAAATCGACTAACACATTATGCGCATTAtggttagctcatcgttagcccatagtgagaaccaagcttAACAAGGTTAAAATTCCAATGCTACACTTTTGCACAGGTACCAAAAGAAATgtttaagcattttttttttgaaacaagaaATTTGGTCGATACATTGCCTGTTTGTGTTGGTAACTCCCATCTGTTTCGTTGAAAACTagcgaaacaattttttttgaaacagttACATGTCTGCCTGCAAATTCTTGCTTTTTTACTTCGAAATTTGAATAATTATCGAGCTATCGCCGAATGATTCATCAAAAGaggtaaatttttgaatttatgcAGGATTTTAGAAAAGATGCTAATTATAACTTgagaataaataatttttttgaaaagatgtAGTAAGATATTGTAGAGCTGAATAAGAGCAATACAACGatgtattttaaatgaaaaaaatcgaAGGAGGGGAGTTACTAAAGCTTTAACAAGGGAGGGCGTTTTTttgtttggaattttttttctccactcCAGTTTTTTTTCacgaatttattttcttatatagTTGTAGGTATATTATCAATGTTTCATACtataaagaaatgttttttaaaaagggaCATGTTAAGGagatatttttaatatactGAACATGTGTCAAAAGGGGCTACCATATCcttaatgtatttttattttctattctaCCCATCTCATTATTCACAGTTCTTTGTGAGtttcagcaaaattttattatatatatatatatatatatatataaataataaaattttgcttTATGTGGTTTTATTGTAAAAGTAtatgtaaagttttatttataaaaacttcGTGTGTTTTTACTGTAAATTTTGTATGTTCTTTTGTATAATAATGGCattacaagttaaaaaaaatacaaaaaaaactacAACACTAACTAGTCATTAGCCTTTCCTTGGACCTCTTACACCCTTGTGCCGTAGCACCCAAATCTAAACCAACCTCGTTAATGACACCAAGAAGTTTTGAGTAATGATCTTTCTGACCAGCTAAACCTAGGAAACAAAATTATGGAACTATAAGGAATTGGTGGCAAATAGGtgataaaaaattcagaaatTCTCTCAGAGGAAACCCTAAACTCATAAAATCCAACAAACACAAGAGACCATTCACTGGTGACTCGTGTTTACAGCATGAGCTTGTCCAAATTTTGTAAATCTGAGTGACAACCGTGTTTGTTTTGTGTGTAACATGCCATGTACTCAAAATATGGGATGTGGATGGTTCTTCCAAATTTAATTAGGTGATTATACATTGCAATATAGCTGGAAGAAAAGACAATGCTTGTTCTCCTCACTAACTCCTGGTTAATTATGAAGTGCTAACACGTTTAAAGGTTTGgcataaaaaaaaactgtacaACAACAATTACCTTTTTGGTCAAACCATATTGATCCAGTTGATGGTCTACCCCACATCATGGTTAAAGGACTTTCATTTAAATCAACATGTCTACTTTCATTTAGAGCATCAGGGTCACTAAATACTATTGTCTTGTTCATCTCTGTGTCCTGTCTTGAACTTACGAATGAATAGGAAATAACTTCTGAGAGGGGTGGTAACAGTTTATCATTGCATGTACAACCTGTGCAATTCGCTATACATTCATATATAAGGTATTTGTTCATACCGAATTCTTTTTCACCAACCGCATAATGACTTTtaatctataaaaaatatatgatgTTGAAAATGTAGCCAATTCCACAAATGTGGGAATATTTCTCCTTCTATTCTTACCTTATCAAATTAAGTGAGTTTATGATATTATGGGCTAGTGTGGGTAGAATATCCATTTCCCACTGAGCACAAACAGAAACGTCTAAAATGGATAGACAGGTAGTTGGTGGGTGGCAAAACAACTTTTAAACTTTCACTACGTCTGTATTGTACAAGATTCCGATTGTGGTCTGTGAATCAAGGAAAGCTGGGCACCAACGTTATTTGCTGCATTAAATTTGAGTGTACTGTGTACTGTGCATAatcgttattttttaaaacaaaaaacaaacttatatatataattttttttataaagtctTTGTAAACAGGATATATAactaaaaatacagaaaaattcaaaaaattccccctttaaagaatttttataaCTTTCCCTGATGAACACAAGCATTAAAACTTTTTGCACATTTATTTGTTTGTCTAAGCACTGATTTTTATGCACCTAAACTTTATGCAGATAAAAAGTGATAAAACAATCTATACATCTTAgtatagaaaaaaatatgatttatAATATGTATACATACCAATAACACAGTTCGTTCATAACTGTTATGTTCAGCATTATCGCTCCTACTAAAACGTCCAGTTGCCAAGTGTGCTTCCATAATTATAGCTCTATATTTTTCTTTGGGTAAAATTATCTTTTGCGAGCCACGTAAACAAAGCTTTTCCTTTGATCCAATTTTTCGTTTTGTTAGTAACTTTGACCATTTTACAAGCTGACTAGCTAGTGAGTGTGACTTATTATATGGTATGCGACTTGTTCTTAATAAAGTCATAATTAAGGGATCCTTCACATTATTCTCTGGATCGTTCAAAAACTTTAACAACAGCTTAATATGTCTTTTGTTTAATTGAGGATagtaaactcttttt
This window contains:
- the LOC130644570 gene encoding uncharacterized protein LOC130644570; the protein is MSTLEDTLENTNSFLTDAKVDINNATVNSEISHHEHCFVEPNSINFSTKLPTGCNFPSSNPATCVENNPANNDILKSTAILSVASNKTSEETTAATFSSVPSNVVVVLPSNSQTKSNRNLKQKNICDLVLEKKVWKPQVDRSNLKRVYYPQLNKRHIKLLLKFLNDPENNVKDPLIMTLLRTSRIPYNKSHSLASQLVKWSKLLTKRKIGSKEKLCLRGSQKIILPKEKYRAIIMEAHLATGRFSRSDNAEHNSYERTVLLIKSHYAVGEKEFGMNKYLIYECIANCTGCTCNDKLLPPLSEVISYSFVSSRQDTEMNKTIVFSDPDALNESRHVDLNESPLTMMWGRPSTGSIWFDQKGLAGQKDHYSKLLGVINEVGLDLGATAQGCKRSKERLMTKLYCAEKLVKDEREKLLTNSAVNNNKSTFLVDFQELQKKYLEIGRLDLFLYDVNCILRKYNLSKNEHFSTLVNETVQKLQAKQCEAETKELMVKLQKTKTPFEFTAKATSTNPTIISTGINKLKQSVPKCQSSLNVIKHFYLISNKTVPSMAPTTPVLQSPDAKVALGDHTYTDW